A region of the Falco peregrinus isolate bFalPer1 chromosome 19, bFalPer1.pri, whole genome shotgun sequence genome:
AGAGGGTGCGGAAGGCGGGCGCCATGTGGTCCTTGATGCTCTCCAGGAGCTGGACGAAGGAGGGACGCAGGCGCGGgttctgctgccagcacaggcacaTCAGCTCGTGGCTGTGGGAAAGAAGGTGCCcgctgggtttggggggggtCCTGGTACCCCACGGCCACCCCAACCGCTGCAGAGACCAGAGTGACAGGCTCAGCATCCAGTTTAGTCccccagcagggtggggggctgAGGCGGGGCGGGTCTCCCCTTCCCACTCACAGTTTGTCGGGGCAGTTTTCCGGCCGCTCCAGGACGCCGTTGTCCATGACGAAGCGCAGGACCTGCTCGTTGGACATGCCCTGGTAGGGCTGCTCGGCCAGCGTGGCGATCTCCCACAGCACCACCCCGAAGGACCTGCCAGCACGCCGCCGCTCAGCCGGGGGGTAGCAGCCCCCCCAATCCCCCCAGGCTCCCCACACCCCACCACCTACCAGACGTCGGACTGGGTGTTGAAGATGCCATCTTTGAGGGCTTCAGGGGACATCCAGCGGACGGGGAGCAGCCCCTTGCCCCCTTTCCGATAATAATCTGTCTCGTAGATATCGCGGGTCATGCCGAAATCTGGTGgcggaggaagaggaggaggaggaggaaggtgtgagcagcaggagaggcagggctggcagcaagcCCACCCGCcgctgcccacccacccacctccaATCTTGACAGTGAAGTCCTCGGACACCATGCAGTTGCGGGCCGCCAGGTCCCGATGGACGAACTTGTTGGCGTTGAGGTACGCCATGCCGTCGGCGATCTCCCCCGCCATCTGGATCATGTCCCTGAGCGACGGCAGTGGCAGCCCGGGGTTGTTCTGCACCGTGCACAGAGaattggggctgggggggacacacaTCGGGAACCCCCAGGCATGGGGGGGTTGCCCCTTCAGCAGTGGAGCACTGCAGCGCCCGGCCAGCCCCTCACCTCGGCGTCAGGTCGGAGCGAGCGCAGGTAGCTCTTCAGGTCCCCACGCGTCATCAGCTCCATGATGACCAAGGCTGGCTGGCCCTGGGACACGACGCCGAGCAGACGGACCTGGGGGGACAGAGAGGGGTGGCATGTCACTGGCCAGGCCACCCCatgtcccctccctccccctcgGCCGCCCACCTACCACGTGGTGGCACTTGAAGGCTTTCATGACAGAGGCCTCGTTGAGAAACTCAATGCGCTCTCGCATGGTGGCCAACTCGTTGACCGTCTTCAGGGCCACCTTGGTCTCCTCACCCTCAGCAGTCAGCCCCAGCGCCAGCCCCTCGTACACCATCCCGAAggagccctgccccagctcccggATCACCGTGATCTTCTCCCGTGACACCTCCCACTCATCAGGCATGTACACTGCAGGGCGAGGGGGAACCACCCCATCACTGGCACCACCCCCATCACTGTTGCCATTCCcatcccatctccatccccatcccatctccatcccacctccatccccatcccacctccatccccatcccatctccATCCCATTTCCATCCCCAACTCCATCTCCATCCCCATCACCATCCTCATCCCATCTCCAcccccatctccatcccatcccatcacCATCTCCATCCCCTCACCATCTCCATCCCATTtccatccccatctccatccccatctccatctccatccccatctccatctccatcccatcccatcacCATCTCCATCCCATCACCATCCCCACGCCCAATGCCACCCTGTCCCCATTCCCATTCTCattcccaccagcacagcctcaGCAAGGGAAGGGGGCAGCAGACCCCACGGGGACACCCCTGCCCGTCCCTACGTACTGTCTGAGGCACTGAAGTACTCGGGGTTGACGGAGGCGTAGAGCGTCCCGCTGGGGTACCCATCGTTGCTCCTGCCAGGGGTGGGAGTCACTCAGAGGATGGGGGGGGGCGAGGGCACGTTGCCACCTCCCCAcaacccttccccagccctggctcgGCTGGATctggccccagcccagccctgggggggcagggggggcaggtAGCTACCTCTTCTTGTTGTAGAAGAAGACGAAGACGGCAAGGCAGGAGATGAGCACCATGAGGACCACCGGCGTGACGGTAAGCAGGACGTAGAAGCTGCCAGACTCCTCCTCAGCTGCCGAAAGCAGGCAGCCGTGGGCCGGGACCCAGGAACTCATCCCACCCCACACATCACAAGGACATTtgtcccaccaccaccaccactgggCCAGAATGGGGGAGCCCCCAGCTTCCCAgaccagcagcacccactgaTCTCTGGGTGTCAACATCCCAGAGCATCCCCCAGTCTCCCAGATCTCCCAATCTGACAGCATCCTCTGACCCTCCAGTGTCCTGGTCCAGCAGTATCCTGCAATCCCCCAGTTCCTCAGTTCAGGAGCATACCCCATCTTCAGCATCCCAgtccaccagcacccactgATCCCCAGCATCCCAGAGTCCAGGAGCATCCCCTGACCCCAAATGTCCCATCCCCTGATCCCCAGCATCCCATCTCCTGATCCCCAGCATCCCAGTCCACCAGCACTCCCTGATCCCCAGCATCCCAGAGTCCAGGGGCATCCCCTGATCTCCATCATTGTGGTCCAGAAACATCCCTTGATCCCCAGCATCGAGCGTCCATGAGCATCCCCTGATCCCCAGTGTCCCATCCCCTGATGCCCATCATTCCAGTCTGGCAGCACCCCCCTgacccccagcatcccccaaTTCTCCAGTGCCCTGGTCCAGCAGCACCCCctgacccccagccccctggtcccacagcccccctccctgcctgccccacaggTGGGGACCCCGCTGGcatccccccttcccccagtgGGTACCTGGCCCCAGGATGTAAAACTTGACGAGCCCCGTCCACGAGCCGTTGCCAGCCAGTGAGGTGGCCCGGACCTTGGCTGAGTAATTtcctggctggagcagagccaggtGGACCCCCCCGTACTTGGAGTAACGGTGACGGGAGACACAGACCACGGTGGTGACCTCCTGAAGGGGATaatgtggggagggggtggtggaGAAGGGGGTTTCATTCCTCCCCCAGCCATGCACAAGGCTCAGGGGAGGGAGATGATGGGATGcgatgggatgggatgggatgggatgggatgggatgggatgggatgggatgggatgggatgggatgggatgggatgggatgggatgggatgaggtgggatggggtgggatggggtgggatggggtgggatggggtggggtggggtggggtggggtggggtggggtgggatggggtgggatggggtgggatggggtgggatgggcaaagggagctgtggggaggggTCCTCACTTCGCTCTCACGGCTGTACTTGATCTCATACTTGAGGATGAGCCCATTGGGGTTCTTGGGCTCTTCCCAACGCAGCAGGACACTGTTCTTGCCAGCCGGCTCCCACGTGACGTTGCCAGGAATGTTATCAGCTTGCACTGGAGAGGGACACAGAGGGGGTCAGCTCCCGTGGGCATCCCCCAAACCCCACTGCCAACCCCTCCATCTCAAAGGCAGCAGGACCCCAGAGCATCCCACCATCGCCGAGGCAGCATTTGGGAGTGGGGAAGCTGCCGGGACGTACGCTCAGGCATGGTCCTGGCAAAGACGAAGGTGGCAGCGCTGCAGCCCACGGTGTGCGCGGCGTGGTTGCAGGCATGGATGTCGATGCGGTACTCGGTGAAGTGCCGCAGCCGCGACAGCACCGCTCGGTCACGCACCACCTTGTCCTCGAAGATCTGGAAGTCGGGTTTGGGCTCGCCCCCGGCGCGGCTTGGGGCTGGCGGCTCTGCCGAGGAGGCGTTGGCCGGGGATGTGATGGCCACCACATCCCTGCGCCGCTTCGGGGTCCTGCAGGAGATGGGGACGGGAGGCGGTGGGGAGCCTGGACACCTAGGTTGTCCCCCAAATTGGAGCAGGGGACAGGAGACCCCCCAGGCTGGTGTGGTCCCCGCTCACCTCTGTGGGTTCTTGTTGATGGATGTCACCTTCCAGGGGGGTCTGAGACAGCAAGAAAATGGTTAAAGAAGCAGCCACCGGGACCCCCCACCAGGGGCAGACCCATGAACCCAGGCTGGGGGACTCCACCAACATGGGACACCCCCCCAGACAGCACCTGGGGATGATGATGGAGTTGTGAAGGAAGTTCTCAAACTTCTTCTGGAAGGACTCAGCTTCCCCCTCCATGCGGAGCTGCCCATCGGCGGGGCGGCAGGGACAGCACCGCTCCTCCGTGTCCTGCTCCACCTCGGGACTGTCCCCATCTCCAAAGCGGGTGTCCGCACTGCTGGTGGGCAACTTCAGCCCTGCGGGCAGAGACGGGCAGGGATGGCAGCGCTCCCGGCACAGTGGGAGCATCCTCATCCCACCGGTGTCCTCAGCCGCTGCATcccacctgcccctgcctgccctgccctgcctgccctcacctTTGTGGCAGTAGTCATTGACGTAGAGCTCCATGTCCTcggccagctgctgccacagcaccaggtAGTAGGTGATGTTGCCGTTGCGTTGTGTGGGCGGCTTCCAGCGCACCACGATGTGGGAGGAGGAGTTGGACATGGAGATGACATCCCGGGGAACCGTCGGGGGCTGGGCGGACACAGGGGTGTCAGTCTATCTGTGGGGGGGCCACCATGGgtctccccagccccctccccagccccttaCCCGCTGGCATGGTGCGGATGTAGACCACCTCGCTCTGTGCCCCGTAGTTACGTCTCCTTCCTCGGCAGTGGTGAGGGTGATGGCAACGGACGAAGATGGCGTATTGGGTCCAGGGGCGGAGGTTGAGCAGCGTCACCCCCCGGCTCCTGCTCGCTGCTGAGCGGCAGCTCCACGTCCAGCACATTCCAGCTCTGCGCCCCACAGGCATCCTGCCCCACGTACTCTGACACATTCTGGAAGGGGTCTGCCCCACATCTGGCATCAGGGAGGGTCCTGGGACCCCCCCACAACCCCACCCTGGGGGGTCCAGCAGCTCACCAGGGCACACCGTGGGTTGGGTTTCCCAAGCCCTCCGTGTCGGGGACATGTGGGGGACAGGGACCACTTACGACTCCTTGTAGTAGACGATGAAGCTGAGGAGATCACGGTACTCGGGGGGGCCGGTACCGCTCCCACTTCAGGAAGATGCGATCGGACTCGGGTGACGTTGGAGATGAAGCGCAGGGTCTGGGTCTTGCCTGCGGAGAGGAGACAGGGTTCGGGCAGGGGGTCACGGCGTTGCTGGGGGTCCCCGTCCCCAATACTCACAGGACGCCCGGTCCCCCGTTGGTGCGGGGGGTTGATCTCTGCCTTGTTCTGCCGCCCCTTGGTGCCCGTCACCTCCTCCATGCGGTAGATCTCGGCCAGGCACAGCTTGGGGTTGAAAGCGAAGTACATCTTGCCCACGGGGATGGAGAGGACGTGGTGGCTCCaatcccagagctgctgcaggttcTGGTTATCCAGGACGTACAGGGTGTAATTCCTAGAGGAGGACATGGATGGAGGCAGCGGGCATGGGCACCCCCAAGCCATGTGTCACCCCCAAACCCACGCCCCAGCCTCACCCGTCCACCATGGAGTCACCGCGGATCAGCTTGAGGTTCTTGAAGAAGGACAAGGAGACAAGGGCAAAGGAGTGCTTGATCTTCAGGAAGCCCGTGATGGTCTCGATAagccccaggctgctctgcagctccgAGGCCAGGTTATCTGGGGATAACCCACAGGCGTGAGCTTGGGAGGAGGGCATCCCCCCATTCATTCACCCTGCCAGGGAAAAGACCCCCCTCCTTCACCCCGAGCCCCCTGCCGCAGCTCTGCCACCCGCGGCCAGGTTGTGGGGGGCCACATCCAGCACTCACAGCCCCGACGGATGTTCACAATGAGGTTGCCCTCGACGAgggtgcagccccccagctcctgcGCTGCCCGCGTCGAGTCAATGGTTTTGGTGCCCACCTTGCACTCCTTGGGGCACAGCCCCTCACACTTGTGGCAGAAGATGCTGCGGGCAGGATGATGGATGGAGACAGGAGGTGAGCCAGGCGCCACACCACCACCGTGTCCATGCCAGGGGGCACTGGGGACACCCCACACACCTGCTTTCATTCCTGATGTAGCCCGAGGGACACTCGGAgaggcactgctgctggtggaTGACGAACTTGGACGCATCACGGGGGTTGTCAGAGACCTTGCGGAGGCTGGCACAGGTACTCGGCGGTGACGCAGCGCCAGCCCTCGTACTCATAGGTGCGGGgcgggcaggagggcaggcagtgCCCGTTGAAGTGGAAGTGGCGGCAGGCAACGCAGGCTCGGTTGTCGCGGGGTCGCCCGCAGCCCCCCAAGCACTCGGCATGGCAGCACTCGCCTACCGCCGTGCATGCCGAGCCCACGCCACATGGGCACACTGCGAGGAGAGAGTTGGCACCGTGGGTGAGAAGAAGCCTCTGGGGGCAGAtcacccagccctggggcagcgcggcggggcagGAGAGCCGGGGTTTGCacaggggtgggagggaagaggtgggaagggctgggggggctgctggcaccctccagctctgggggacaaggggagaagggcagaggg
Encoded here:
- the INSRR gene encoding LOW QUALITY PROTEIN: insulin receptor-related protein (The sequence of the model RefSeq protein was modified relative to this genomic sequence to represent the inferred CDS: inserted 2 bases in 1 codon; deleted 9 bases in 7 codons; substituted 1 base at 1 genomic stop codon); this translates as MGRDGSLGSQPLLASPLATLMDTACPREPERAGCLSELLTSPRLPTPTAASSDSPSQDIKPPRASRQPQRWPQRGIPGGGAVRGSCPIPATHWVPSLVTPVCGSMDIRNDVSQLQKLENCSIIEGNLQILLMFTTGAEDFRGLSFPRLSMITEYLLLFRVYGLESLRDLFPNLSVIRGHQPLLQLCPWVIFEMPHLRDVGLHSLGHILRGSVRIERNQELCHLSTIDWGAAAPTPVDNTYIVGNKLAEECADVCPGILDVEXSPCAQTSVNGQLDYRCWTSSYCQKVCPCGVGSACTAVGECCHAECLGGCGRPRDNRACVACRHFHFNGHCLPSCPPRTYEYEGWRCVTAETCASLRKVSDNPRDASKFVIHQQQCLSECPSGYIRNESSIFCHKCEGLCPKECKVGTKTIDSTRAAQELGGCTLVEGNLIVNIRRGYNLASELQSSLGLIETITGFLKIKHSFALVSLSFFKNLKLIRGDSMVDGNYTLYVLDNQNLQQLWDWSHHVLSIPVGKMYFAFNPKLCLAEIYRMEEVTGTKGRQNKAEINPAPTGDRASCKTQTLRFISNVTESDRIFLKWERYRPPEYRDLLSFIVYYKESCGADPFQNVSEYVGQDACGAQSWNVLDVELPLSSEQEPGVTLLNLRPWTQYAIFVRCHHPHHCRGRRRNYGAQSEVVYIRTMPAAPTVPRDVISMSNSSSHIVVRWKPPTQRNGNITYYLVLWQQLAEDMELYVNDYCHKGLKLPTSSADTRFGDGDSPEVEQDTEERCCPCRPADGQLRMEGEAESFQKKFENFLHNSIIIPRPPWKVTSINKNPQRXAGTTRRAGGEPKPDFQIFEDKVVRDRAVLSRLRHFTEYRIDIHACNHAAHTVGCSAATFVFARTMPELQADNIPGNVTWEPAGKNSVLLRWEEPKNPNGLILKYEIKYSRESEVTTVVCVSRHRYSKYGGVHLALLQPGNYSAKVRATSLAGNGSWTGLVKFYILGPAEEESGSFYVLLTVTPVVLMVLISCLAVFVFFYNKKRYGTLYASVNPEYFSASDMYMPDEWEVSREKITVIRELGQGSFGMVYEGLALGLTAEGEETKVALKTVNELATMRERIEFLNEASVMKAFKCHHVVRLLGVVSQGQPALVIMELMTRGDLKSYLRSLRPDAENNPGLPLPSLRDMIQMAGEIADGMAYLNANKFVHRDLAARNCMVSEDFTVKIGDFGMTRDIYETDYYRKGGKGLLPVRWMSPEALKDGIFNTQSDVWSFGVVLWEIATLAEQPYQGMSNEQVLRFVMDNGVLERPENCPDKLHELMCLCWQQNPRLRPSFVQLLESIKDHMAPAFRTLSFFYSSENRRRGSGEPSESETDQTPGEDEPPASPLPTHTDSSPGRLPNGTA